The Plantactinospora sp. KBS50 sequence CCGCCGGCCCGGTCACCGTCGGCGCCGAAGCGGCCGACGCCGAAGCGGCCGACGCGGAAGCCGCCGGCCCGGTCGCCAGCCGCGCCTGGAGCCCCATCCGGAGCGAGCGGGCGTCGCCGAGCAGCCGGACCAGCTCCGCCCCGTCGTCCGCCCGCACGGCCGCGGCCAGTTCGTCGAGGTACGCCTGCACCGCGGCGAGCTGGTCCAGCACGGCCGCCCGGTTGCCGAGCAGCATGTCGGCGGTGCGGCGGCTCGGCGTACCCGCGACCCGGGTGCCGTCCCGGAAGCTGCCCGCGGCCAGGGCCAGGGCGGCGGCCCGGTTGGCGGACCGGTACGCGGTGCCGGCCAGCGCGCCGGCCAGCAGGTGCGGCACGTGTGAGGCGAGCGCGGCCACCGCGTCGTGCGGCCCGGGGACATCGGTGCGACCCGGGCCGCGAAGGTGTCGATCAGCAGCGCCGCCAACCGGCGGAACGGCGCCAGATCGCCGTCCGGGTCCGGGCAGAGCACCCAGGTGGCCCCGCGCAGCAGCTCCGGGTCGGCCGCGGCCAGGCCGGCGCGCTCGGTGCCGGCCATCGGGTGTCCGGGGACGAACCGCCCGCCCAGCCCCTGCCGGCGACCCGCCGCGGCCACCTCGGACTTGGTGCTGCCCACGTCGGTGAACACGCAGTGCGCGGGCGCCACGCCGGCCACCTCGGCCAGCGTGGCCGGCAGGGTGACCAGGGGGCCGGCCAGGAAGACCAGGTCGGCGTCGGCGACCGCGTCGGCGAGCCGGTCGGGGAACTCGACGCCCCGGTCCCGGCCGTACCGCCGGGTCCGCGGATCGGGATCCCAACCCCGCACCGGTACGCCGGCCGCGGCGAGCCGCAGCAGCACGGATCCGCCGATCAGGCCGGTACCGACCACGGCCACCCGTACCGTCTCGCCGGTCATCGTCCCGCCCGTGCCGCCTCAGCCCGCGGACCGGTCCGGAACGGCGTCCACCCGGCCCGGCGCGGCGGCGAGCCGGTCCGGTACGGCGGCGATCCGGTCGTCGGCGCCGGTGAGCGCCACCCGCACGTGCCGCTGCCCGGCCGGCCCGTAGAAGGCTCCCGGCGCGGCCAGGATGCCCCGGCCGGCCAGCCATTCCACGGTCGCCCAGCAGTCCTCGCCGCGGGTGGCCCAGAGGTAGAGCCCGCCGTCCGACTGCTCGATCTCGAATCCCGCGCCGGCCAGCGCCGCCCGCAGCAGCTCGCGCCGCCGGGCGTACCGCTCCCGCTGGGCCGTCGCGTGCTCCTCGTCGTCCAGCGCCGCGACCATGGCGGCCTGGACGGGTGCCGGGACGATCATGCCGGCGTGCTTACGGATCTTCAGCAGCTCGGCGACCAGGGCCGGGTCGCCGGCCACGAAGCCGGCCCGGTAACCGGCCAGATTGGACCGCTTGGACAGGGAGTGCACGGCCAGCACGCCCTCGTACGAGCCGCCGTTGACCTCCGGCGCGAGCACCGACACCGGTTCGGCCGACCAGCCGAGCGGCAGGTAGCACTCGTCGCTGGCCACCACGGCACCGCGCTCGCGCGCCCAGTCGACCACCTTGCGCAGGTGCGCGGCGGGCAGCACCTGGCCGGTCGGGTTGCCCGGCGAGTTCACCCAGACCAGCCGGACCCGGGTGCTCGGCCCGAGCGCGGTCAGCGAGTCGGCGCGTACCGTCTCGGCGCCGACCAGCCGTGCCCCGTCCTCGTAGGTCGGGTAGCAGATCCGGGGCGCCACGACCACGTCGCCGGGGCCGAGCCCGAGCAGCGTCGGCAACCACGCCACCAGCTCCTTCGAGCCGATGGTCGGCAGCACCCCGAAGTCCCGGTCCGGCGGCCCGCAGGTCCGGACCACCCAGTCGGTGATGGCCCGGCGCAGCCGCGGCGTGCCGGCGGTGAGCGGGTAACCGGGAGCGTCCGCGGCGGCGGCGAGCGCCGCCCGGACGACCTCGGGAACCGAGTCCACCGGCGTACCGATGGACAGGTTGATCACGCCGTCCGGATGGCGCGCCGCG is a genomic window containing:
- the dapC gene encoding succinyldiaminopimelate transaminase, with translation MEGLHHRELRVLRGSRFARWRLQGREDREGHVVRGGAAATRGRALSGPASNARQLSARLPEFTWDALERVGALAARHPDGVINLSIGTPVDSVPEVVRAALAAAADAPGYPLTAGTPRLRRAITDWVVRTCGPPDRDFGVLPTIGSKELVAWLPTLLGLGPGDVVVAPRICYPTYEDGARLVGAETVRADSLTALGPSTRVRLVWVNSPGNPTGQVLPAAHLRKVVDWARERGAVVASDECYLPLGWSAEPVSVLAPEVNGGSYEGVLAVHSLSKRSNLAGYRAGFVAGDPALVAELLKIRKHAGMIVPAPVQAAMVAALDDEEHATAQRERYARRRELLRAALAGAGFEIEQSDGGLYLWATRGEDCWATVEWLAGRGILAAPGAFYGPAGQRHVRVALTGADDRIAAVPDRLAAAPGRVDAVPDRSAG